The following proteins are co-located in the Toxotes jaculatrix isolate fToxJac2 chromosome 9, fToxJac2.pri, whole genome shotgun sequence genome:
- the tnfaip1 gene encoding BTB/POZ domain-containing adapter for CUL3-mediated RhoA degradation protein 2, translating into MSGDSCLSHHHTQSDSTSSASPLTCPKTKTCSYRGAVGLGNKYVRLNVGGTLFYTTLQILTRQNSMLKAMFSGRKEVFTDKEGWILIDRSGKHFGSILCYLRDGTVTLPKGRQAVQELLAEAKYYLIQGLVELCQNTLQGNKEHPLCVIPVVTSSKEEERLIQSSSKPVVKLVYNRSNNKYSYTSTSDDNLLKNIELFDRLSLSFNGRVLFIKDVIGDEICCWSFYGQGRKLAEVCCTSIVYATEKKQTKVEFPEARIYEETLNTLLYETMPLPDNSLLEATRRSYNNCGSHSEEEEGPGGAELRERVRRIHVKRYSTYDDRPLGH; encoded by the exons ATGTCCGGAGACAGCTGCCTGTCCCATCATCACACCCAGTCTGACTCCACctcctcagcctctcctctgACCTGTCCCAAGACCAAGACCTGCAGTTATCGAGGGGCGGTTGGCCTGGGCAACAAGTATGTTCGACTTAATGTCGGTGGGACCCTGTTTTACACCACACTGCAAATATTGACCAGGCAGAACTCCATGCTAAAGGCCATGTTCagtggaaggaaggaagtgTTCACTGATAAAGAAG GTTGGATCCTGATTGACCGCAGTGGGAAACACTTTGGCTCCATCCTGTGCTACCTACGTGACGGCACAGTCACTTTACCTAAAGGCCGTCAGGCTGTCCAGGAGCTGCTGGCTGAGGCAAAGTATTACCTCATCCAGGGCCTGGTGGAGCTTTGCCAAAACACCCTGCAG GGCAATAAAGAGCATCCCCTGTGTGTTATACCTGTGGTCACTTCCAGTAAGGAAGAGGAGAGGCTCATACAGTCTTCCAGCAAG cctgTAGTGAAGCTAGTGTACAACAGAAGCAATAACAAGTACTCCTACACCAg TACCTCAGACGACAACCTTCTGAAGAACATCGAGCTGTTCGACAGGCTGTCTCTCAGCTTCAACGGCCGCGTCCTCTTCATCAAAGATGTCATTGGAGACGAGATCTGCTGCTGGTCCTTTTACGGTCAGGGCCGCAAATTGGCGGAGGTGTGCTGCACGTCCATCGTCTACGCCACAGAGAAGAAACAGACCAAG GTGGAATTTCCTGAAGCACGCATCTATGAGGAGACCCTGAACACCTTGCTGTACGAGACGATGCCGCTGCCCGACAACTCCCTGCTGGAGGCCACCCGTCGAAGCTACAACAACTGCGGCTctcacagtgaggaggaggaggggcctGGGGGAGCCGAGCTCCGCGAGCGCGTCCGTCGAATCCACGTCAAGAGGTACAGCACGTACGACGACCGGCCGCTGGGACATTGA
- the ift20 gene encoding intraflagellar transport protein 20 homolog, translating to MAKDPLAEAGFYFDELNKLRVLEPDVSQKTSELKDECKEFVDKIGQFQKIVGGLIELVDELAKEAETEKMKAIGARNLLKSVVKQREAQQQQLQALIAEKKMQLERYRIEYDALSKVESEQNEFIDQFILQK from the exons ATGGCTAAAGACCCATTAGCAGAggcaggcttttattttgatgaacTCAACAAGCTTCGGGTCCTGGAGCCTGATGTCAGCCAAAAGACCTCAGAGCTTAAGGACGAGTGTAAAGAATTTGTGGACA AAATTGGCCAGTTTCAGAAGATAGTCGGAGGTCTTATTGAGCTGGTTGATGAATTGGcaaaagaagcagagacagaaaagatgaaG GCAATAGGAGCCAGGAACCTGCTAAAGTCAGTGGTAAAACAGAGGGAggctcaacagcagcagcttcaggccCTCATTGCAGAGAAGAAGATGCAACTTGAGAG ATATCGCATTGAGTATGACGCCTTATCCAAAGTGGAGTCTGAGCAGAACGAGTTCATTGACCAGTTTATTCTGCAGAAGTAA
- the lyrm9 gene encoding LYR motif-containing protein 9, protein MPPLAGAELVQTPVQLYRFLLRCCRQLPTAAMQQHYRHTIRQGYNSHSDEDDPERIQMIIQRAIADADWILHKYTKK, encoded by the exons ATGCCGCCTTTAGCTGGAGCTGAGTTGGTCCAGACACCAGTGCAGCTCTATCGGTTTCTCCTCAGATGTTGCAGGCAGTTGCCAACTGCAGCAATGCAGCAGCACTATCGGCACACCATAAGACAG GGTTACAACAGCCACTCAGATGAAGATGACCCAGAGAGGATACAAATGATAATCCAAAGAGCAATAGCAGATGCTGACTGGATTCTTCATAAA TATACCAAGAAGTAA
- the LOC121186788 gene encoding trace amine-associated receptor 13c-like: protein MSGGLSQQQYCFPGSNASCVMAQFSVGSRVALYLLFALGMLVTIVGNSVVIVSVCHFKQLQNPTNMLVLSLAVVDFLVGLVVMPFSAIRTVHGCWFYGDTFCQLHSSLDVFLTTLSIFHLICIAVDRHQAICNPLHYSRKITMSVAWIMVCMSWALAALYSYGLLYSEANVAGLEDYLASINCLGSCNLLFNPLWGILDSVICFFFPCTVMVGLYTKIFIVAKEHVRKIGDMSNCSNDRGRGGLIKQSEHKAAKTLGIVLGAFIFCWMPFFIDSIIDAYTGFITPAAIFEAFVWLGYFNSTLNPIIYALFYPCFRNSFYCIATLKIFRSNSSTMNVSAK, encoded by the coding sequence ATGAGTGGTGGCCTGTCTCAGCAGCAGTACTGTTTTCCAGGCTCTAATGCCTCGTGTGTTATGGCACAGTTCAGTGTGGGGTCCAGAGTTGCTCTCTACTTGTTGTTTGCTTTAGGCATGCTGGTGACCATTGTGGGGAACTCTGTTGtcattgtgtcagtgtgtcatttTAAGCAGCTGCAGAATCCTACCAACATGCTTGTTTTATCTCTTGCTGTTGTGGACTTTCTTGTGGGTCTTGTTGTGATGCCTTTCAGTGCCATTCGGACTGTTCATGGCTGCTGGTTCTACGGTGACACCTTCTGTCAGCTGCACTCCAGTTTGGATGTGTTTCTCACCACTCTCTCTATCTTCCACCTGATTTGTATTGCTGTAGACAGACACCAAGCCATATGCAATCCTCTGCATTATTCTAGGAAAATCACAATGTCAGTGGCCTGGATTATGGTGTGTATGAGCTGGGCGCTGGCTGCTCTCTACTCCTATGGACTTCTTTACTCTGAGGCCAATGTAGCAGGGTTAGAGGATTATTTGGCATCAATAAACTGCCTCGGCAGCTGTAACCTTCTCTTTAACCCACTCTGGGGGATCCTGGACAGTGTCAtctgcttcttctttccctGCACTGTAATGGTTGGTCTGTACACTAAGATATTTATTGTGGCTAAAGAGCATGTAAGAAAGATCGGAGACATGAGCAACTGTTCAAATGACAGAGGACGAGGTGGGTTGATTAAACAGTCCGAGCACAAGGCTGCAAAGACTCTGGGTATTGTGCTTGGTGCATTCATCTTTTGTTGGATGCCCTTTTTTATAGATTCTATAATCGATGCCTACACTGGCTTTATCACACCTGCTGCCATCTTTGAAGCATTTGTGTGGCTGGGTTACTTCAATTCAACCTTAAACCCAATCATCTATGCCTTGTTTTATCCCTGCTTCAGAAACAGCTTTTATTGTATCGCCACTCTGAAAATATTCCGCTCAAATTCCTCAACCATGAATGTATCTGCTAAATGA
- the LOC121186789 gene encoding trace amine-associated receptor 13c-like, with amino-acid sequence MSGGLSQQQYCFPGSNASCVMAQFSVGSRVALYLLFALGMLVTILGNSVVIVSVCHFKQLQNPTNMLVLSLAVVDFLVGLVVMPFSAIRTVHGCWFYGDTFCQLHSSLDVFLTSVSIFHLICIAVDRHQAICNPLHYSRKITMSVAWIMVCMSWALAALYSYGLLYSEANVAGLEDYLASINCLGSCNLLFNPLWGILDSITAFFFPCTVMVGVYTKIFIVAKEHVRKIGDMSNCSNDRGRGGLIKQSERKAAKTLGIVLGAFIFCWMPFFINSIIDAYTGFITPAAIFEAFVWLGYFNSTLNPIIYALFYPWFKKCFYLIVSLEIFNPHSSTIKVY; translated from the coding sequence ATGAGTGGTGGCCTGTCTCAGCAGCAGTACTGTTTTCCAGGCTCTAATGCCTCGTGTGTTATGGCACAGTTCAGTGTGGGGTCCAGAGTTGCTCTCTACTTGTTGTTTGCTTTAGGCATGCTGGTGACCATTTTGGGGAACTCTGTTGtcattgtgtcagtgtgtcatttTAAGCAGCTGCAGAATCCTACCAACATGCTTGTTTTATCTCTTGCTGTTGTGGACTTTCTTGTGGGTCTTGTTGTGATGCCTTTCAGTGCCATTCGGACTGTTCATGGCTGCTGGTTCTACGGTGACACCTTCTGTCAGCTGCACTCCAGTTTGGATGTGTTTCTCACATCTGTTTCTATCTTCCACCTGATTTGTATTGCTGTAGACAGACACCAAGCCATATGCAATCCTCTGCATTATTCTAGGAAAATCACAATGTCAGTGGCCTGGATTATGGTGTGTATGAGCTGGGCGCTGGCTGCTCTCTACTCCTATGGACTTCTTTACTCTGAGGCCAATGTAGCAGGGTTAGAGGATTATTTGGCATCAATAAACTGCCTCGGCAGCTGTAACCTTCTCTTTAACCCACTCTGGGGGATCCTGGACAGTATTACTGCCTTCTTCTTTCCCTGCACTGTAATGGTTGGTGTGTACACTAAGATATTTATTGTGGCTAAAGAGCACGTAAGAAAGATCGGAGACATGAGCAACTGTTcaaatgacagaggaagaggtgggTTGATTAAACAGTCCGAGCGCAAGGCTGCAAAGACTCTGGGTATTGTGCTTGGTGCATTCATCTTTTGTTGGATGCCCTTTTTTATCAATTCTATAATCGATGCCTACACTGGCTTTATCACACCTGCTGCCATCTTTGAAGCATTTGTGTGGCTGGGTTACTTCAATTCAACCTTAAACCCAATCATCTATGCCTTGTTTTATCCCTGGTTTAAGAAATGCTTTTATCTCATTGTCAGTCTGGAAATATTTAACCCCCATTCCTCCACCATAAAGGTATACTGA